The proteins below are encoded in one region of Gadus macrocephalus chromosome 14, ASM3116895v1:
- the tmem276b gene encoding transmembrane protein 178B, whose protein sequence is MAAMKILTSTGLFFAFCALGLLAMAICTDYWYETDARRHRERCKNYANKRNDPGYIYISNHNLPLQMPPKSIERKGNGPDTGAIIRNKRHFVAAASAMESHCSRQFNSTISGLWRKCHREGFDLETEDLIYKGIIQRCIPVKYHYTSSVLPRNLPINITKTIRQDEWHALHLRRMTAGFVGMAVSIILFGWVVGLLGCCQQHDLMQYVAGLLFLMGGTCCIISLCTCVAGINFELSRYPRYMYGLPEDISHGYGWSMFCAWGGLGLTLLAGFLCTLAPSLSTPTRTTTHKPRQENGTV, encoded by the exons ATGGCCGCTATGAAAATTTTAACAAGTACAGGTCTCTTCTTTGCTTTTTGTGCACTAGGATTGCTTGCGATGGCAATCTGCACCGACTACTGGTACGAGACGGATGCAAGAAGACACCGGGAGAGATGTAAAAACTATGCCAATAAGCGCAATGACCCTGGGTATATCTACATCTCGAATCACAACCTTCCTCTCCAGATGCCTCCGAAGAGCATTGAGAGGAAAGGTAATGGCCCAGATACTGGCGCTATCATCAGGAACAAACGACACTTTGTGGCTGCTGCATCGGCCATGGAGTCCCATTGCAGTCGTCAGTTTAACTCGACCATCTCCGGCCTGTGGAGGAAGTGCCACCGAGAGGGATTCGACCTGGAGACAGAGGACCTTATTTACAAAG GAATAATTCAGAGATGCATCCCAGTCAAGTACCACTACACTTCCTCAGTCCTCCCACGGAACCTACCCATCAACATCACAAAGACCATCCGTCAGGACGAGTGGCACGCTCTCC ACCTCCGGAGGATGACTGCAGGCTTCGTGGGCATGGCGGTCTCCATCATCCTCTTTGGCTGGGTGGTCGGGCTGCTCGGCTGCTGCCAGCAACATGACCTCATGCAGTATGTAGCTGGGCTGCTCTTCCTCATGGGAG GTACGTGTTGCATCATCTCCCTGTGCACTTGCGTAGCAGGGATCAACTTTGAGCTGTCCCGCTACCCGCGCTACATGTACGGCCTGCCAGAGGACATAAGCCACGGCTACGGCTGGTCCATGTTCTGTGCATGGGGCGGCCTGGGCCTCACCCTGCTGGCAGGCTTCCTCTGCACCCTGGCACCCTCTCTGAGCACGCCCACTCGCACCACCACCCACAAGCCCAGGCAAGAGAATGGAACCGTGtga